One segment of Niabella beijingensis DNA contains the following:
- the guaA gene encoding glutamine-hydrolyzing GMP synthase: MTEKILILDFGSQYTQLIARSVREANVYCEIIPYSKSFEFEGNLKGIILSGSPFSVNDENAPVISIKSLVGNVPVLGICYGAQLATKLFGGKVEKSSKREYGRAQMQVKQAADPLMKGVEQKSQVWMSHGDSILELPAGFEILATTDSIPVAAFKYSGASHPLYGFQFHPEVYHSIEGKKLLNNFLTGICGCSQDWTPAHFITDTVNELREKIGDRKVIMALSGGVDSTVAATLIHRAIGDRLYGIFVDNGVLRKHEFEQVLDTYKQLGLNIKGVDAKEIFYKELKDNPDPETKRKIIGRLFIDVFQEEANQLKDIDFLGQGTIYPDVIESVSVHGPSVTIKSHHNVGGLPEKMHLGLVEPLRFLFKDEVRKVGRELGIPADLIDRHPFPGPGLAIRILGEVTEEKVKLLQEADHIYINALKENGLYATVWQAGTILLPVKSVGVMGDERTYEYTVALRAVTSVDGMTADWAHLPYDFLANVSNEICNNVRGINRVVYDISSKPPATIEWE; this comes from the coding sequence ATGACCGAAAAAATCCTAATACTTGATTTTGGCTCCCAATATACTCAGTTGATCGCGCGCAGCGTACGGGAGGCCAATGTTTATTGCGAAATCATTCCCTATTCCAAATCATTTGAATTCGAAGGCAATTTAAAAGGAATTATCCTTTCCGGTTCGCCCTTTTCGGTAAATGATGAAAATGCCCCGGTTATCAGCATAAAAAGCCTTGTGGGAAATGTGCCGGTACTTGGTATTTGCTATGGAGCGCAGTTGGCCACCAAATTATTTGGTGGTAAAGTGGAAAAAAGCAGCAAAAGGGAATATGGCCGGGCGCAAATGCAGGTAAAACAAGCCGCAGACCCGCTGATGAAGGGGGTGGAACAAAAAAGCCAGGTCTGGATGAGTCATGGTGACAGCATACTGGAGCTGCCTGCAGGTTTTGAAATACTGGCTACCACCGACAGCATACCGGTGGCTGCTTTTAAATACAGCGGGGCCAGCCATCCGCTTTATGGGTTCCAGTTTCATCCGGAAGTATACCACAGCATTGAAGGAAAAAAACTGCTGAACAATTTCCTTACCGGTATCTGCGGCTGCAGCCAGGATTGGACCCCGGCGCATTTTATTACTGACACGGTAAATGAACTGCGTGAGAAAATAGGGGACCGTAAGGTAATTATGGCCCTGAGCGGTGGCGTGGACAGCACGGTGGCGGCAACCCTTATCCACCGGGCGATCGGTGACCGGCTCTATGGCATCTTTGTAGATAACGGTGTGCTGCGGAAACATGAGTTTGAGCAGGTGTTGGATACCTACAAACAATTGGGATTGAATATAAAAGGTGTTGATGCCAAGGAAATTTTCTATAAAGAACTAAAAGACAACCCCGATCCTGAAACCAAGCGGAAGATTATCGGCCGCCTCTTTATCGATGTATTCCAGGAAGAGGCCAACCAGCTGAAAGATATTGATTTCCTGGGGCAGGGCACTATTTATCCGGATGTGATTGAAAGCGTATCCGTACATGGCCCTTCCGTAACCATCAAATCCCATCACAATGTGGGCGGTTTGCCCGAAAAAATGCACCTGGGCCTGGTGGAGCCGCTGCGGTTCCTTTTCAAGGATGAAGTGCGGAAAGTAGGAAGAGAACTGGGAATACCTGCTGATCTGATCGACCGGCACCCGTTCCCAGGACCGGGACTGGCCATCCGCATACTGGGTGAAGTGACCGAAGAAAAAGTAAAACTGTTGCAGGAAGCCGATCACATCTATATAAACGCCTTAAAAGAAAACGGTCTCTATGCAACGGTTTGGCAGGCCGGAACAATCTTGTTACCAGTAAAGAGCGTGGGTGTAATGGGCGATGAGCGCACTTACGAATACACAGTGGCGCTGCGTGCCGTGACCAGCGTGGATGGAATGACCGCCGACTGGGCACATCTGCCCTACGATTTTCTGGCAAATGTCTCCAACGAGATCTGTAACAACGTACGGGGCATTAACCGGGTGGTTTACGATATCAGCAGTAAACCGCCGGCTACCATAGAATGGGAATAA
- a CDS encoding head GIN domain-containing protein: MKKLFLVAIAAVLLAGSCNIIDQQRIKGNGKIISKTYDLKGFSSIDIGNASNVFLKQDSVFSVKIETDENLFQYIVTGIDEGELDVDEKDGYDLKPTNDIKIYISMPLIRKVALSGASTLKGENKISQDEGFNLDISGASNAGLQVKAPVVQMDVSGASTLTISGETRDIRGEASGASTIHGFDLKAENTNIEASGASTANVFASVQLTADASGASSIKYMGNPKVSSSANGAGSVNKAD; encoded by the coding sequence ATGAAAAAGTTATTTTTAGTTGCAATTGCTGCCGTTTTACTGGCAGGTTCCTGTAATATCATTGATCAGCAGCGGATTAAAGGGAACGGAAAGATCATCAGTAAAACCTACGACCTGAAGGGCTTCAGCAGTATCGATATCGGCAATGCCTCCAACGTCTTTCTGAAACAGGACTCTGTCTTCAGCGTAAAGATCGAAACAGATGAAAATCTTTTTCAATATATCGTTACCGGTATTGATGAGGGCGAACTGGATGTGGATGAAAAGGACGGCTACGATCTGAAACCCACAAATGATATAAAGATCTATATCTCCATGCCCCTGATCCGGAAGGTAGCGCTTTCAGGTGCTTCTACGTTAAAAGGGGAGAATAAGATCAGCCAGGATGAAGGATTCAATCTGGATATCAGCGGGGCATCCAATGCAGGCTTGCAGGTGAAAGCACCCGTGGTACAGATGGATGTGAGCGGAGCATCCACCCTTACTATTTCCGGGGAAACAAGGGATATCAGAGGGGAAGCCAGCGGTGCCAGTACCATCCATGGCTTTGACCTGAAAGCAGAGAACACTAACATAGAAGCCAGCGGCGCCAGCACAGCCAACGTATTTGCCAGTGTTCAGCTCACCGCTGACGCCAGCGGCGCTTCCAGCATCAAATACATGGGCAACCCCAAAGTAAGTTCTTCCGCCAACGGCGCGGGAAGCGTGAACAAGGCAGATTGA
- the def gene encoding peptide deformylase, translating to MIYPILAYGHPVLREKGITVNAEEPGLDQLISDLWQTMQNANGCGLAANQIGKNLQLFIIDSRSTFLQLDKDDRCHFFEGDDSGTEETFINATIQSRGVKSWTDDEGCLSMPGFSHPVTRPWSVEITYYNRNFELQHRNFSGITARMIQHEHDHTQGILYPDHLPPLTRKLLAAKLKRIRDGKVRTTYPLAFYR from the coding sequence ATGATCTATCCCATTCTGGCCTACGGGCATCCGGTGCTCCGGGAAAAAGGAATAACCGTAAATGCAGAAGAACCGGGTCTGGATCAGCTGATCAGTGATCTCTGGCAGACCATGCAAAACGCCAACGGATGCGGGTTAGCGGCCAATCAGATCGGAAAGAACCTGCAATTGTTCATTATCGACAGCCGGAGTACATTCTTGCAGCTGGATAAAGACGACCGCTGCCATTTTTTTGAAGGAGACGACAGCGGCACCGAAGAAACCTTTATCAATGCAACGATACAAAGCCGGGGAGTCAAGTCCTGGACAGATGATGAAGGCTGTCTGAGCATGCCTGGTTTTTCTCATCCGGTTACCCGGCCCTGGTCGGTTGAGATCACTTACTACAACCGGAATTTTGAGTTGCAACACCGGAATTTCAGTGGCATTACTGCGCGGATGATCCAGCATGAGCATGACCATACACAGGGTATTTTATACCCGGACCATCTTCCGCCACTCACCAGGAAACTGCTTGCCGCCAAACTAAAGCGGATCAGGGATGGAAAGGTGCGCACAACGTATCCGTTGGCATTTTACAGGTGA
- a CDS encoding Crp/Fnr family transcriptional regulator — MGYIREYYERFRKLDEAEWTLIAAHFKRWVFRKNERVVKLGETENYLSFIESGLIRCYIPGEEEEHTFHFHFDREFTCAYDSFLTRNPSEYELQALSPTVAWRISYEDLQQVYAATVAGNYLGRFTAEKLLLAKTKREINLVKYNATERYLRLLIEDPRVVQQVPLKYIASYLGMTPQALSRIRRQIS; from the coding sequence ATGGGGTATATCCGCGAATATTATGAGCGTTTCCGTAAGCTGGATGAAGCGGAATGGACGTTGATCGCCGCACATTTTAAACGGTGGGTTTTCCGGAAAAATGAACGGGTGGTGAAACTGGGCGAAACCGAAAATTACCTGTCGTTTATCGAATCGGGCCTGATACGCTGCTATATTCCGGGAGAAGAAGAAGAACATACGTTTCACTTTCATTTCGACAGGGAATTTACCTGTGCCTATGATTCCTTTCTGACCCGGAACCCCTCGGAATATGAACTGCAGGCACTTTCGCCCACTGTTGCCTGGCGGATCTCTTATGAGGATCTTCAACAGGTATACGCTGCAACCGTTGCAGGCAATTACCTGGGGCGGTTTACTGCAGAAAAATTGCTGCTGGCCAAAACAAAGCGGGAAATAAACCTGGTCAAGTACAATGCCACCGAACGTTATCTCCGGCTCCTTATCGAGGATCCGCGTGTGGTGCAGCAGGTGCCGCTTAAATACATCGCCTCCTATCTTGGAATGACACCACAGGCGCTGAGCCGCATAAGACGGCAGATTTCTTAA